The following coding sequences are from one Candidatus Hydrogenedentota bacterium window:
- a CDS encoding sulfatase-like hydrolase/transferase, which yields MLTALALLFLSFASCIVGLWSRALLLDFGIIRGFEAGLWACVVVAVLYAAAQIYYRVLLLIIRPTKAVSLDVCDLLSHGAALILLPSLFGFQFEIPYPSIQKLEPLAHFAVFALVLLVFRLMSFFAAVYGEKTSRTIVLRWAFFALLISLLIPSSIYHYLSAVNTRSEVIQVEAAPVSVEHAYTEAYVVPEHKRMIIPMDHGDTDQLAFLCAPPSEEEDFPESVYIIVESYNIALTDAMPPEEAQPTASLTREVVFSGKGWTQEAIARSEIPTDTVNLTFSWMERNPKGLRQRLGVLPPENLNRFLMVHGPGAQNLSQLSRKPSVVILVAEGMGAAHMSIYGYNRNTTPNLKRSAADMILCQEVYTPSPDTGAAVMSLLTGLTPQSHNFPFAPGEGLPHNVCSLAELFQGCGYLTAAFTEGQGQDVHDLTYGSGFEKGFDLFDEHIPMELPYYTDSRRTSPYRMVPAGARVTLKKAGDWIVDHAHVQQFVFVRVRDLTEPRALSRYSSPYMRRGKNSSVIDVYDASLNYLDQQLGQFLERLEALPPEQAPIVILTSTNGFDFRDQGRYAYTRIDAYPRGLHEDALWIPLFIRIPGCPGITNEAPASLIDVAPTLAALTGTPLPYYAEGINLLEEQRIREIISVMGDPVKQSIRSGKWRFTWQSGLARHSLERVEPEQVEELVDIEKYREKAGRQNNIAKEPQLVEAFKAQLQTTFHDRYFGGAMVTMIPQPTIFQ from the coding sequence ATGCTGACTGCGCTCGCCCTGTTATTTCTTTCCTTTGCCTCGTGCATTGTCGGGCTTTGGTCTCGGGCACTATTGCTTGATTTTGGGATCATCCGCGGCTTTGAAGCGGGGCTCTGGGCGTGCGTTGTTGTGGCGGTTCTTTATGCAGCCGCACAAATTTATTATCGGGTGCTGCTCCTGATTATTCGCCCTACCAAGGCGGTAAGTCTGGATGTGTGCGACTTATTATCCCATGGCGCCGCACTTATCCTTTTGCCTTCTCTTTTCGGGTTTCAATTCGAGATTCCCTATCCTTCCATCCAAAAGCTTGAGCCTTTGGCGCATTTCGCTGTCTTCGCTTTGGTCTTGCTGGTCTTTCGACTCATGAGTTTTTTTGCGGCCGTTTACGGCGAGAAAACGAGCCGAACTATTGTGTTGCGCTGGGCATTCTTTGCGCTGTTAATTTCCTTGCTCATACCGAGCAGCATCTACCATTATTTAAGCGCGGTGAATACGCGATCCGAAGTGATTCAAGTGGAAGCAGCGCCTGTTTCCGTTGAACACGCCTATACAGAAGCCTATGTGGTGCCGGAACACAAGCGGATGATCATCCCCATGGATCATGGGGACACCGATCAATTGGCTTTTCTTTGCGCGCCGCCCTCGGAAGAAGAAGACTTCCCGGAATCGGTCTATATCATCGTCGAAAGTTATAACATTGCCTTGACCGACGCCATGCCTCCCGAAGAAGCGCAGCCCACGGCAAGCTTGACCCGCGAAGTGGTTTTTTCAGGAAAGGGATGGACGCAAGAGGCTATCGCACGAAGTGAGATTCCCACCGACACGGTGAACCTCACTTTTTCTTGGATGGAGAGGAATCCGAAAGGTTTGCGGCAGCGCTTGGGCGTGCTGCCTCCGGAAAACCTGAATCGCTTTCTTATGGTACATGGGCCCGGCGCACAGAATCTGTCGCAGCTGTCGCGAAAGCCGAGCGTGGTCATTCTGGTTGCAGAGGGCATGGGTGCCGCTCACATGAGCATTTACGGATATAACCGCAATACGACGCCCAATCTTAAACGCAGCGCGGCAGACATGATCCTTTGTCAAGAAGTGTATACGCCTTCTCCGGATACGGGAGCTGCCGTGATGAGTCTGCTCACCGGCTTAACACCACAAAGTCATAATTTCCCCTTTGCTCCGGGCGAAGGGTTGCCCCATAACGTATGCTCCCTTGCAGAATTGTTTCAAGGTTGCGGCTATCTGACAGCGGCCTTTACGGAGGGGCAGGGGCAAGATGTCCATGACTTGACCTATGGTTCGGGTTTCGAAAAAGGCTTTGATCTTTTCGATGAACACATCCCCATGGAACTGCCCTATTACACAGATTCCCGACGCACCTCTCCCTATCGGATGGTGCCGGCTGGCGCACGGGTGACCTTGAAAAAAGCGGGAGACTGGATCGTCGACCATGCCCATGTGCAGCAATTTGTATTTGTGCGTGTGCGGGATTTAACAGAGCCGAGAGCCTTGTCCCGTTACAGCTCACCTTATATGCGGCGCGGAAAAAATTCCTCGGTTATTGATGTTTATGACGCCTCCTTAAACTATCTGGATCAGCAGCTCGGTCAGTTTTTAGAGCGTCTCGAAGCCTTGCCGCCGGAGCAAGCGCCGATCGTGATTTTAACCTCCACCAATGGCTTTGATTTTCGTGATCAGGGCCGCTACGCCTATACTCGAATTGACGCTTATCCCCGCGGTCTTCACGAAGATGCGCTTTGGATTCCCCTGTTTATTCGGATTCCGGGATGCCCGGGCATCACGAATGAGGCACCGGCATCGCTTATTGATGTTGCGCCAACCTTGGCGGCACTTACCGGGACGCCTTTGCCCTACTATGCGGAAGGAATCAATTTATTAGAAGAGCAGCGGATCCGTGAAATTATCTCTGTCATGGGAGATCCTGTCAAGCAGTCTATCCGTTCGGGGAAATGGCGTTTCACGTGGCAATCCGGTTTGGCGCGTCATTCTTTGGAGCGTGTCGAACCTGAACAAGTCGAGGAATTAGTTGATATTGAAAAATATCGAGAAAAAGCCGGCAGACAAAATAATATTGCGAAAGAGCCGCAGCTGGTGGAAGCATTCAAAGCACAGCTGCAAACGACCTTTCATGATAGGTATTTTGGCGGTGCGATGGTCACCATGATTCCGCAACCGACTATTTTTCAATAG
- a CDS encoding DUF2851 family protein, giving the protein MDTSPFSSAYSAYRITGQCAKENSELMESDLQHCWMKARFPDSLTSVEGHRIRIISPGWWNRQAGPDFQNAQVEFNGQLCTGDVEIHSAAPNWYSHGHQNDPAYNKVILHVLQHPPSENVKPAVTEAGKTIATLVIPAALLHKSSMAEIVPDRCGRCASFLLNHQGSVNGLAYFLDIAGEWRILEKARRFRERAERTDAEQALYELFMEACGYAQFKKLFRIVAESLPYTRARQIAQQNPLALEACFFRLSDLCPESWSYDTEIPKHYSDISTLLKETMPGLKSLNLQWPKNQIRPANVPERRFAGAARFLSRTAERGLHKNLDLIWRQQNTPLERRQAMERLFGKATGFWANHFKWDGEPMQKATAPLGMGRIRAIIGNVFIPAAIASASGEEKETDSLLRKNIHNFFIALPKEPENRIHRRMIEWLNLKTNALKLNFRRQQGLMQIYEDWCAHNPSCDNCSIMAYMQSLSDI; this is encoded by the coding sequence ATGGACACTTCCCCCTTTTCATCTGCCTATAGCGCGTATCGAATCACCGGACAATGCGCAAAAGAAAACAGTGAATTGATGGAGTCTGATCTACAGCATTGCTGGATGAAAGCGCGGTTTCCCGATTCACTAACCAGCGTTGAAGGGCATCGCATACGCATTATATCACCCGGATGGTGGAACCGACAGGCAGGCCCTGACTTCCAAAACGCGCAAGTCGAATTTAACGGACAGTTATGTACCGGCGACGTTGAAATCCATTCGGCAGCGCCCAATTGGTATAGCCATGGACACCAAAACGATCCTGCCTACAACAAAGTCATACTTCACGTGCTTCAACATCCACCGAGCGAAAACGTGAAGCCCGCTGTAACCGAAGCAGGCAAAACCATCGCTACACTTGTCATCCCCGCAGCACTGCTCCACAAATCTTCTATGGCAGAAATTGTTCCCGATCGCTGCGGACGCTGTGCCTCCTTTCTTCTCAACCACCAAGGCTCAGTCAACGGACTGGCCTACTTCTTGGACATTGCCGGAGAATGGCGCATACTCGAAAAGGCACGGCGCTTCCGTGAACGGGCGGAAAGAACCGATGCTGAACAAGCCCTATATGAACTCTTCATGGAAGCCTGCGGTTACGCCCAATTTAAGAAACTCTTTCGGATCGTTGCAGAATCGCTTCCCTATACCCGAGCTCGGCAAATCGCACAACAAAACCCTTTGGCTTTGGAAGCCTGTTTCTTTCGGCTTAGCGATCTGTGCCCCGAATCATGGAGCTACGACACGGAAATCCCAAAACATTATAGCGACATTTCGACCCTATTAAAGGAAACCATGCCCGGGTTAAAAAGTTTGAATTTACAGTGGCCGAAAAACCAAATCCGGCCGGCCAATGTGCCGGAACGGCGTTTTGCCGGTGCTGCACGTTTTTTGTCGCGTACAGCAGAGCGGGGGCTCCACAAAAATCTTGATTTAATTTGGAGACAGCAGAATACTCCCCTGGAACGGCGCCAAGCCATGGAGCGCCTCTTTGGAAAGGCAACCGGATTTTGGGCGAATCATTTTAAATGGGATGGCGAGCCCATGCAGAAAGCTACCGCTCCCTTAGGCATGGGACGGATTCGCGCTATTATTGGCAATGTATTCATTCCTGCTGCCATCGCATCCGCCAGTGGAGAAGAGAAAGAGACGGATTCTCTCCTCAGAAAGAATATACACAACTTTTTTATAGCACTGCCCAAAGAACCTGAAAACCGCATCCACCGGCGCATGATTGAATGGCTCAATTTGAAAACCAACGCACTGAAATTGAATTTTCGGCGGCAGCAAGGGCTGATGCAAATCTATGAAGATTGGTGTGCCCACAACCCTTCCTGCGACAATTGCTCAATCATGGCTTATATGCAGTCATTGAGCGATATCTAA
- a CDS encoding aldo/keto reductase encodes MNYVAFGRTGLEISALCLGTMTFGNEADEAESRALMDYAFDRGITVFDCAHNYNKGETERIVGRWLGDRRDEIILTTKIFFPFGGGRNDQGLSRRNILLSMDRSLKQLKTDRVDILYLHHWDTKTALEESLRAVESLVRQGKVLYVGISNFAAWQCQKALGLCALHNLAAPVCIQPMYSLVKRQAEVELLPMALEENLAVFPYNVIGAGLLTGKYLRGETGRLTETEMYRQRYDNPTYPVVAERFVAWAQKHNYAPAALATAWTMAHPAVTAPIIGARNLAQLEETLTCLNIRLSAEEYGEIAALSPAPPHATDRESMAAMHTRGW; translated from the coding sequence ATGAATTATGTAGCCTTCGGACGGACAGGACTTGAAATATCAGCACTTTGCCTGGGCACAATGACCTTCGGTAATGAAGCCGACGAAGCTGAATCCAGGGCGTTGATGGATTATGCTTTTGATCGGGGAATCACGGTTTTCGATTGTGCACACAATTATAATAAGGGCGAGACGGAACGCATTGTGGGGCGTTGGCTGGGAGATCGGCGCGATGAAATTATTCTCACGACCAAAATCTTTTTCCCCTTCGGCGGCGGCAGAAACGACCAAGGCTTGTCCCGTCGAAATATCCTGCTTTCCATGGATCGCTCTTTAAAACAATTAAAGACCGATCGCGTAGATATTTTATATTTGCATCATTGGGACACCAAGACAGCTCTGGAAGAATCCTTGCGCGCTGTGGAATCGCTCGTCCGGCAAGGCAAGGTTTTGTATGTGGGTATTTCCAATTTTGCCGCGTGGCAGTGTCAAAAAGCGCTGGGGCTTTGCGCCTTGCACAACCTGGCCGCTCCCGTATGTATTCAGCCCATGTACAGTCTTGTTAAACGTCAGGCGGAAGTGGAACTGCTGCCCATGGCGCTTGAGGAAAATTTGGCTGTGTTTCCTTATAATGTCATTGGCGCAGGATTGCTGACAGGAAAGTATTTGCGCGGTGAAACCGGGCGCCTCACGGAAACGGAGATGTATCGTCAGCGCTACGATAACCCCACGTATCCTGTCGTTGCGGAACGTTTTGTCGCGTGGGCACAAAAGCATAACTACGCCCCGGCTGCGCTGGCGACTGCGTGGACTATGGCGCATCCCGCCGTGACCGCGCCTATTATCGGAGCCAGAAATCTGGCACAATTAGAGGAGACCTTGACCTGTCTGAACATTCGATTGAGTGCGGAAGAATATGGGGAAATTGCAGCGCTTTCGCCTGCGCCGCCCCATGCTACAGATCGCGAATCCATGGCCGCTATGCACACACGCGGCTGGTAA
- a CDS encoding MoxR family ATPase: MADFRQTVKALIAGMDAVILDKTPVIKTALAAVLAGGHVLMEDVPGVAKTMLARSLALCSGCLFNRIQCTPDLLPSDITGVSVFNPKTQEFIFVPGPVFSQILVADEINRATPRTQAALLEAMAEGQVSIDGQTYKLEQPFIVFATQNPLEHEGTFPLPEAQLDRFMMRLSMGYPSFYAEAKLLELTRLNHPIDKVQRVTDAQTLIMMQAAVRDIFVHDKVREYMLRLVARTRDSVHLTVGASPRAAMMLFRATQAYAAVTGRSYVLPDDVKYLAKPVLQHRLIVNPESRLRRVTAEAVLDDILKEIPIPAAAMVSGK, encoded by the coding sequence ATGGCGGATTTTAGACAGACTGTTAAAGCCTTGATCGCCGGGATGGATGCCGTTATTCTCGACAAGACGCCCGTGATCAAGACGGCGTTGGCCGCCGTGTTGGCGGGGGGCCATGTGCTCATGGAGGATGTGCCCGGTGTTGCTAAAACGATGTTGGCGCGAAGCCTTGCCCTTTGCAGCGGATGCCTGTTTAACCGCATTCAATGTACGCCGGACTTGCTTCCTTCCGATATTACGGGAGTCTCCGTTTTTAATCCGAAAACACAAGAATTTATATTTGTTCCGGGCCCGGTGTTCTCTCAAATATTGGTGGCTGACGAAATCAACCGCGCCACACCGCGTACGCAGGCGGCGCTCTTGGAAGCCATGGCGGAAGGGCAGGTCAGTATTGACGGTCAGACCTATAAATTGGAACAGCCCTTTATTGTTTTCGCGACACAAAATCCACTCGAACATGAAGGCACCTTTCCCTTGCCCGAGGCGCAGCTGGATCGTTTTATGATGCGTTTGTCTATGGGCTATCCAAGTTTTTACGCAGAAGCGAAATTGCTTGAACTGACACGCTTGAACCATCCTATTGATAAGGTACAGCGGGTAACGGATGCGCAAACGTTGATCATGATGCAGGCGGCGGTGCGTGACATATTCGTTCATGATAAGGTCCGTGAATATATGCTGCGCCTCGTTGCGAGGACACGGGATTCCGTCCATTTAACGGTAGGCGCCAGTCCCCGTGCGGCAATGATGTTGTTTCGTGCTACGCAAGCCTATGCGGCAGTCACCGGGCGTTCCTATGTGCTGCCTGATGATGTTAAATACTTGGCGAAACCGGTATTGCAGCACCGTTTGATTGTCAATCCGGAAAGCCGCTTGCGCCGTGTCACCGCCGAGGCGGTGCTAGACGACATTCTCAAAGAAATCCCGATACCTGCCGCTGCTATGGTATCGGGAAAATAA
- a CDS encoding exo-alpha-sialidase, with protein sequence MKRVSTLCIPLSLCLSIFMVSAFAATQAPFHLKSKTLLEQPSPLRSAFYVHKTGTEMMRYDARSADNGRTWTPQKPEPDFDGSLPKNYRRFSYPGFVDPETGALLAVLLAMDREDVDRNIDEPKETATDSYIRYRVSLDGGRNFLFDEPVIQEGDFNFKHPLEGLYLGKNAIFLGDLGCRPIRTQEGRVLVPTQMTLLDSQGELETYGSGWDYYQCLMLIGTWQEDHRLAWTVSEPIQADPDRSVRGLYEPTLAEMPDGRILCVMRGSNGLKKDAAYQLPSHKWYAVSTDGGVHWSTPEIWHYSNGRPFFSPSSMSQIIQHSSGRYFWIGNLCPTNARGNAPRWPLVLGEIDPESMMLIEDSVFPIDTKEDTDVEGLQLSNFYAFEDRETGDIVLPMQRWTPPENYQWVIYRMGADAEQEEG encoded by the coding sequence ATGAAACGAGTATCTACCCTATGCATTCCTCTGAGTCTTTGCCTTAGTATTTTTATGGTGAGCGCCTTTGCCGCAACTCAAGCGCCCTTTCATTTGAAAAGCAAGACCTTGTTAGAGCAACCCTCTCCCTTACGCAGCGCTTTTTATGTGCATAAAACCGGAACGGAAATGATGCGTTACGACGCACGCTCTGCAGACAACGGGCGCACGTGGACGCCGCAAAAACCGGAACCTGATTTTGATGGTTCATTGCCTAAAAACTATCGCCGTTTCTCCTACCCCGGATTTGTAGATCCGGAAACAGGTGCACTCCTCGCAGTACTCCTTGCCATGGATCGTGAAGACGTTGACAGAAATATCGACGAGCCGAAAGAAACGGCTACGGACAGTTATATCCGTTACCGTGTTTCGCTCGACGGCGGGCGCAACTTTTTATTTGATGAACCGGTCATTCAAGAAGGCGATTTTAATTTCAAACATCCCTTGGAAGGATTATATTTGGGGAAAAACGCCATCTTTCTCGGTGATTTGGGCTGCCGTCCTATACGTACCCAAGAAGGCCGCGTTCTAGTTCCCACGCAAATGACCCTTTTAGACAGTCAAGGCGAATTAGAAACCTATGGAAGCGGCTGGGATTATTACCAATGTCTCATGCTTATCGGCACTTGGCAAGAAGATCACCGCCTCGCTTGGACCGTATCGGAACCGATCCAAGCCGATCCTGACCGAAGCGTACGGGGTCTTTATGAACCTACCTTGGCGGAGATGCCCGACGGTCGAATCCTCTGCGTAATGCGCGGCAGCAACGGATTAAAAAAAGATGCTGCTTATCAGTTGCCAAGCCATAAATGGTATGCCGTCTCCACCGATGGCGGCGTCCACTGGAGCACTCCTGAAATTTGGCATTATTCCAATGGCCGGCCTTTTTTCTCTCCGTCCAGCATGTCTCAAATTATTCAACACAGCAGCGGCCGCTATTTCTGGATTGGCAATCTATGCCCAACAAATGCGCGAGGCAACGCGCCGCGGTGGCCGCTGGTCTTGGGTGAAATTGATCCTGAAAGCATGATGCTGATTGAGGACAGTGTCTTCCCCATAGACACGAAAGAAGACACAGACGTTGAAGGGTTGCAACTATCCAACTTCTACGCCTTTGAAGACCGTGAAACGGGCGACATTGTGCTGCCCATGCAGCGATGGACGCCACCGGAAAATTATCAATGGGTTATCTATCGTATGGGCGCCGACGCGGAGCAAGAGGAAGGCTGA
- the lexA gene encoding transcriptional repressor LexA — translation MAAPMTARQQEILAYIADCIDSLGYPPSIQEIGRHFGIASTNGVHAHLKTLEKKGIIERSPKARSIRLTEKASFLLRRSLGPVLPLVGRVAAGEPLLAMENIEDYIPVQSRLAERDAFCLRVTGDSMIEAGILAGDVIIVDRSVKARPGDVVVALIDDEATVKYFYPRSDMVELRPANHRMKPFIYPAAAVQLQGVVVALQRSLA, via the coding sequence ATGGCTGCTCCGATGACAGCACGACAGCAAGAGATATTGGCGTATATTGCAGATTGCATCGATAGCTTAGGATATCCGCCATCGATCCAAGAGATTGGACGCCACTTTGGTATCGCCTCCACCAATGGCGTGCATGCTCATTTAAAGACCTTGGAAAAGAAGGGCATTATTGAGCGCAGCCCCAAAGCGCGCAGTATACGGCTCACCGAAAAGGCGTCGTTCTTGTTGCGCCGTTCCTTAGGCCCCGTGTTGCCTTTGGTCGGCCGTGTTGCCGCCGGGGAACCCTTGCTCGCCATGGAAAATATTGAAGACTATATTCCCGTACAGTCCCGGTTGGCGGAGCGGGACGCCTTTTGTCTGCGTGTCACGGGGGACAGCATGATCGAGGCAGGCATCCTAGCCGGGGACGTGATCATTGTCGACCGTTCTGTAAAAGCGCGGCCCGGCGATGTAGTAGTTGCATTGATTGATGACGAAGCCACCGTGAAATATTTTTATCCCCGTTCTGATATGGTGGAATTGCGTCCCGCCAACCATCGAATGAAGCCCTTCATTTATCCCGCAGCTGCGGTGCAGCTTCAAGGGGTGGTGGTAGCCTTGCAGCGTTCTCTAGCCTAA
- a CDS encoding DEAD/DEAH box helicase, with the protein MKMQELAGYGIPTALSTQWQEQQGPGLLPLQEQAIRKYDLFGTDNLLVQAPTSSGKTFIGEMAAAHTVLQGRRVVFLVPLKALAEEKYQDFQKKYAAYGMRVIVCTRDHRNFDLAFKGGDFDIAVAVYEKFERLIVSYPERLHEIALVVADELEILSDPERGVTIELLLTRLLIIGTRLIGLSAVLGEAEQLASWLKARLLEQDRRPRELRYGVLHEGQYRYCGHNDHSEGKEELEMSHGETTWSEVMTNVRLLAEQGEPCLIFVKARREAWRGAEALSRRVSLAAASTCIDALRALPPTRSRNLLLRICETGTAFHSADLLPEERRIVETAFRSGEIKILVATYTLAAGMNLPVRNVFVSTDKWIYDPDLDLPWRSPITQGEFENMSGRAGRYGSGSEYGRAILVAASPLERDALWQRYVKGQRDAIAPRIAQSTLDDSIVQLVASRYCKSMGDLEAFFNQSLSAQPTPTNRFIGEEIHFRLSAALRRCIEIGAVQACDADAALFSITPGSALEGLSLSASPFGRTIAAKGLSLASARMLRHWLRLSENREWYPLDFLLSLAMLPDARLRQVTLTRREYESGVYVKQMKEQSAARELHTDIPINRFRNCRLMPYYDEVRAIKTALFLECWMEETSMEDIENTYDVSAGQIRTAADTLAWLADGAAALADAQNLAPSFAEALRRFSERINLGIGNALLEVARVLPTLPRSALFALDKAELIHPNRLKQVESTVLEQWLSPSQAAALKAWAAAQDASEQEDTPAQHNTPILIIDERRPDSICIKDSKIALQKKQYQLILALAEHPGECVAYEDIYHQIWGDIIVEDNQLHYQKRILTQRLAEVDPSFAAYIGTIPKHGFVLKLKAAQVSIIKKKSHAA; encoded by the coding sequence ATGAAAATGCAAGAATTAGCAGGTTATGGAATTCCAACGGCGTTAAGTACCCAATGGCAAGAACAACAAGGCCCGGGGCTGTTGCCCCTGCAAGAGCAGGCGATCCGCAAGTACGATTTATTCGGCACAGATAATTTGTTGGTGCAAGCGCCGACGAGTTCAGGCAAAACCTTCATCGGCGAAATGGCTGCTGCCCACACGGTGCTCCAAGGGCGACGGGTCGTTTTTTTAGTGCCTCTGAAAGCCTTGGCGGAAGAAAAGTATCAGGACTTTCAAAAGAAATATGCTGCTTATGGGATGCGCGTCATTGTGTGTACCCGCGACCATCGCAATTTTGATCTGGCTTTTAAAGGCGGTGATTTCGATATTGCCGTGGCAGTCTATGAAAAATTTGAACGGCTCATTGTCTCCTACCCCGAACGCTTGCACGAAATAGCCTTGGTCGTTGCCGATGAATTGGAGATATTATCCGATCCGGAACGGGGCGTAACCATCGAACTGTTGCTGACTCGTTTGCTTATTATCGGCACACGGCTCATCGGCCTTTCTGCAGTCTTGGGCGAAGCGGAGCAACTCGCTTCTTGGCTGAAAGCGCGTTTGCTGGAACAAGACCGCCGCCCTCGGGAATTGCGCTACGGCGTATTGCATGAAGGGCAGTATCGCTATTGCGGACACAACGACCACAGTGAAGGTAAGGAAGAATTGGAAATGTCCCATGGTGAAACCACTTGGTCTGAAGTGATGACGAATGTGCGGCTTTTGGCAGAACAAGGAGAGCCCTGTCTCATTTTTGTGAAGGCGCGGCGAGAAGCGTGGCGGGGTGCAGAAGCATTGTCGCGTCGTGTATCCTTAGCTGCAGCATCAACCTGTATCGATGCGCTCCGTGCATTGCCGCCGACCCGATCGCGCAACTTGCTCCTGCGCATCTGCGAAACGGGAACGGCTTTCCACAGCGCTGATCTGTTGCCTGAAGAGCGGCGCATCGTTGAAACTGCCTTCCGATCCGGAGAAATCAAGATTTTAGTAGCAACGTATACCCTCGCGGCAGGGATGAATCTTCCTGTGCGCAATGTCTTTGTAAGTACCGACAAATGGATCTATGATCCTGATCTTGACCTCCCCTGGCGTTCGCCCATTACACAAGGCGAATTTGAAAATATGAGCGGCCGCGCAGGCCGTTATGGCTCGGGCTCAGAATATGGACGGGCTATCTTAGTGGCAGCGTCTCCTTTGGAACGGGATGCTTTATGGCAGCGTTACGTGAAAGGACAACGCGATGCTATAGCGCCGAGAATCGCCCAAAGCACGCTTGACGATTCCATTGTTCAGCTGGTTGCCTCGCGCTATTGTAAAAGCATGGGGGATCTGGAAGCCTTTTTCAATCAAAGTCTCTCGGCGCAGCCCACGCCGACCAATCGTTTCATAGGCGAAGAGATCCATTTCCGCTTATCGGCCGCCTTGCGTCGCTGCATCGAAATCGGCGCAGTGCAAGCCTGCGACGCCGACGCCGCCCTCTTTTCCATTACACCGGGCAGCGCCTTAGAAGGACTTAGTTTGAGCGCTTCTCCCTTTGGCCGGACCATCGCTGCAAAAGGTTTGTCCCTTGCTTCAGCCCGCATGCTGCGCCATTGGCTGCGCCTATCGGAAAATCGCGAATGGTATCCATTAGACTTCCTGCTCAGCTTGGCGATGCTGCCCGATGCAAGACTGCGCCAAGTGACCCTTACGCGCCGCGAATATGAATCAGGCGTCTACGTTAAACAAATGAAAGAACAAAGTGCTGCCCGAGAACTGCATACAGACATCCCAATCAACCGATTTCGTAATTGCCGCCTCATGCCTTATTACGATGAGGTACGCGCCATCAAAACAGCCCTCTTTCTTGAATGCTGGATGGAGGAAACATCCATGGAAGATATTGAAAACACCTACGATGTTTCAGCGGGGCAGATTCGTACTGCTGCCGATACCTTGGCATGGCTCGCAGACGGGGCAGCAGCCCTTGCCGACGCGCAAAACCTAGCCCCTTCTTTCGCCGAAGCACTGCGCCGTTTCTCCGAACGTATCAACCTCGGCATAGGCAACGCTTTGCTTGAAGTTGCCCGAGTCCTTCCAACACTCCCCCGCTCCGCCCTCTTTGCTCTCGACAAGGCGGAGTTAATCCATCCTAACCGATTGAAACAGGTGGAAAGTACGGTGTTGGAACAATGGCTCTCTCCTTCTCAGGCAGCGGCATTAAAAGCCTGGGCAGCGGCTCAGGATGCTTCTGAACAAGAAGATACACCGGCACAACACAACACGCCCATACTTATTATTGATGAGCGGCGCCCGGACAGTATTTGTATCAAGGACTCGAAAATAGCCCTTCAGAAAAAGCAATATCAATTGATCTTGGCATTGGCAGAACATCCCGGAGAATGCGTGGCGTATGAGGATATTTACCACCAAATTTGGGGGGATATCATTGTGGAAGACAACCAATTACATTATCAAAAACGAATTTTGACGCAGCGTCTCGCAGAGGTTGATCCAAGCTTTGCAGCGTATATCGGCACCATTCCCAAGCATGGCTTTGTACTGAAGCTGAAGGCAGCGCAGGTATCTATTATCAAGAAAAAAAGTCACGCTGCCTAA